A single region of the Sciurus carolinensis chromosome 14, mSciCar1.2, whole genome shotgun sequence genome encodes:
- the LOC124964578 gene encoding heterogeneous nuclear ribonucleoprotein A1-like produces the protein MSKSESPKEPEQLRKLFLGGLSFETTDESLRSHFEQWGTLTDCVVMRDPNTKRSRGFGFVTYATVEEVDAAMNARPHQVDGRIVEPKRAVSREDSQRPGAHLTVKKIFVGGIKDTEEHHLRDYFEQYGKIEVIEIMTDRGSGKKRGFAFVTFDDHDSVDKIVIQKYHTVNGHNCEVRKALSKQEMASASSSQRGQSGSGNFGGGRGGGFGGNDNCGRGGNFSGRGGFGGSRGGGGYGGSGDGYNGFGNDGSNFGGGGSYNDFGNYNNQSSNFGPMKSGNFGGRSSGPYGGGGQYFAKPRNQGGYGGSSSSSSYGSGRRF, from the coding sequence ATGTCTAAATCAGAGTCCCCTAAAGAGCCGGAACAGCTGCGGAAGCTATTCCTCGGAGGGCTGAGCTTTGAAACAACTGATGAGAGTCTGAGAAGCCATTTTGAGCAATGGGGAACCCTCACGGACTGTGTGGTAATGAGAGACCCAAACACCAAGCGCTCCaggggctttgggtttgtcacttATGCCACTGTGGAGGAAGTGGATGCAGCCATGAATGCAAGACCTCACCAGGTGGATGGAAGAATTGTGGAACCAAAGAGAGCTGTCTCAAGAGAAGATTCTCAAAGACCAGGGGCCCACTTAACTGTGAAAAAGATCTTTGTTGGTGGCATTAAAGACACTGAAGAACATCATCTACGAGATTATTTTGAACAATATGGGAAAATTGAAGTTATTGAAATCATGACTGACAGAGGCAGCGGAAAGAAGAGGGGCTTTGCTTTTGTAACTTTTGACGACCATGACTCTGTGGATAAGATTGTCATTCAGAAATACCATACTGTGAATGGCCACAACTGTGAAGTGAGGAAAGCCCTGTCAAAGCAAGAGATGGCTAGTGCTTCATCTAGTCAAAGAGGTCAAAGTGGTTCTGGAAACTTTGGTGGTGGTCGCGGAGGTGGTTTTGGTGGAAATGACAATTGTGGTCGTGGAGGAAACTTCAGTGGTCGTGGTGGCTTTGGTGGCAGCCGTGGTGGTGGTGGATATGGTGGCAGCGGGGATGGCTACAATGGATTTGGTAATGATGGAAGCAATTTTGGAGGTGGTGGCAGCTACAATGATTTTGGCAATTACAACAATCAGTCATCAAATTTTGGACCCATGAAGAGTGGAAACTTTGGAGGCAGAAGCTCTGGACCTTATGGTGGTGGAGGCCAATACTTTGCCAAACCACGAAACCAAGGTGGCTATGGCGgttccagcagcagcagtagctatGGCAGTGGCAGAAGGTTTTAA